The genomic region GCGCAGGAACATGGGACGGAATGGAGCCGTAATCGGGCTTTCTCTGCTGCTTCTCCTGGATCCCTGCTCCCGGGGTCGCTCGCAGGATTGGATGGTTTTTACCCCGGAGAACAGCCGGATCCCGGACCGCAATGTGCTCAGCCTGGCGATGGACTCAAGCGGCGTCCTGTGGATAGGCACAAGGTATGAGGGGATGGCCAGTTTCGACGGCGTTCGCTGGTACCATCTCCGTCCCCCGCTCTCCTACCCGCAGACAGGCCCTGAGCCCGCGGTGATGGCCAAGACCCTCGGACCTCAGGCGGAGGCCATCTATGACATCGCCATCGACAACCGGGGGGTCAAATGGATCGGCACCAAAGTGGCAGGAGTCAAGAGATTCGACGGACTGAACTGGACGATCTTCAATAGACAAAATTCCCCCCTGCCGGACGACTACACGTGGTCCATCCTTCCCGAGCCGGGCGGAACCCTCTGGATTGGCACCAAGTACGCCGGGTTAGTCGCCTTTGACGGGCACCGGTGGTCGGTCTTCGCGCAAGGGAACTCCCCCCTGCCCTCGAACGATGTGACCTGTCTGGCCCTCCATCGCGACGGCTCCCTCTGGGTCGGGACGACGCAGGGTATCGCCGTACGCCGTGGCCAAGCGTGGACCGTCTACTCGTCCAACAACTCCGGCCTCCCTGTCGGCCATGTGGAAGCCATCGCCTTCGACCCGGAGGGGACCGCCTGGATCGCGACATGGGGAGCCGGTCTGGTCCGCTTCGATGGAACCCACTGGACAACGTACGGCACGCGAAACTCCGGGCTCCCCGACGACTACATCTACTCACTCTCGGTTGAGGCGGACGGGACCGTGTGGGCAGGAACCTTCACACGGGGTGTGGCGGCCTTCGATGGACTCACCTGGAAGCATTTCTCCCCCTCCAACTCGCCCCTACCGGATGCGTTCGTGTATGATATCCTCGTCGACCGGCGAGGGAATAAGTGGTTTGCCACCACCCTTGGCCTGGCCGCCTACCGGAAAGGAGGCGTACTTCTGGGGCCACCCCTCCTACCCCGGACTGCGGGCCTTGTCGAGCTGGGTCGGCCCTACCCCAATCCGTCGTCCGGGAGGACGGGCCTTCCGCTTCGCCTCTCTGCACCGGCGCTCGTCACCCTCAGCGTCTACGACAGTCACGGGAGACTCGTGCGGCGAGTGCTGAGCGGCGCGCAGCTCTTTGCCGGAGAGCTTGAGCTCACCTGGGATGGCCGAGACGAGGCAGGACGCCGCGTGCCGCCGGGCCTATACGTCGCGGTTGCACAAGCCGGCGGGGCACGCAGCACTGCACGCATTGTGCTGGTCCGTTAGCAAACCTGCCCGCGCCGCTCTCCTCCAGCCCGTGGACGCCCCCGTCCATCCTTAACCCCCAAGGCAGGAACCAGTACAACGAAAAAAGCCGGACGGCCGTCGAGGCCGCCCGGCCCACGATACGGGAACCCGTCAAGGTCAGAACTGTACCGAGATGGTCAGCCACTGATTACCGTCCGTCCACTTCACATCGCGGTAGGCGTAATCGATCACAAAGGCTGTGCCTCCTGGCAGCTTGTACTTGAGGCCAGCGCCTGCCGAAAAGCCGAAGATGTAGTTGGCCTGGTCCTCTCCAGCCCAGCCGTAGCCTCCTCGCACAAACAGCATGTCGTTGAAGGCGTACTCCAGACCTCCCTGCCACTCATCCGTGGAGGCGTTGTGGTTGCGGTAGGAGAAAAGGCCGGTAAGCTGCTGTACCTCGCCGAACTTCACCGGGTAGGCCAAGCTGATTTCAAAGTTGCTCGGCAGCTCATACGATTGCGCCTCAATCCGTAGGTCGAGAGGCTCAGCACCGGCTTCCGTGTGCGGCAGCTGCACCGTCCTCTGGAGATCCGGCCCCGCGTACTTCATCATCGGTCCGAGGTTGTTCAGGGTCAATCCCATCCGGAGGCCGGCCTGGCTTACGTACTGCACGCCGAAGTCAAAGGCCACGCCGTTGCTGCTCATGCGCAGAAAGCTCTCGTGGATCAGCTTGGCATTCAAGCCGAAGAAGATACGGTCCGTCATCTGCCGTGAGTAGGTCAGACCCAGCGTGACAAACGTTGGGGTAATCACACGGCCCGTTCCTTCGGTCTCGAATTCGGTGGTCTCGTGGATGTCGCCGAAATCGAAGATCTTACCGCTCACGCCGATCGAGCCGACCTGCCCGAACTTCGCCGACACCGCAAACCATTCGATCGAGGTGTCGAAGATCCAGTTCAGGTGGGAGAATGTGGCCTCTGCGGAAGCGGGAGAACCCGCAAGCCCGGCGGGGTTCCAGAAGATGGCCTCGTTGCCGGTGACGATCGCGCTCCCTGCTCCGCCCATGGCTGTGATGCGCGAGCCCACGGGAATGAGCAATTCCAGTGCGCCTGCGCTCCCCTTCTTGTCCTTGTTGCCGGCAAGGACGACCGAGGTGCAGGTCACGGCCGCGAGTAAAACCAGCGCGACTGCAGCCAGTCTCTTGCTCGTCATCGCTCCTATCTCCACCCTATGGTTCGTCTTCGCCTCAAACGGGGATACCATCCGTAACTTGCCGATCACAGGTTACGCAGACGCTGCTGTCGGAAAACTACCGCCATCTTGATCACCTTGGTGCCCACCTTCGGCACCTCGATGTAGGCGATGTACAGGCCGCTGGCCACCGGGAGGTTGCTCTCGTTCCGCAGGTTCCAGTCGTGCGTCGTGGACGGCCCCTTGTGGTGGATGGTCTTCACCACGTCCCCATTGATGGCCAGGATCCGGATGGTGCACTCCTCCGGCAGATTGATGAAGGTCACATGCTCTTCGTGGAGCACCTTCTCTGTGATGTTGTGGCCGATGTATGGGTTGGGATAAACGTTGATCAGGTCCAGGCGCTTCTTGGCGTCCTCGACCACGCCGGTCTCCACGCCCTTGATTTCAAACGCAAACTCATCCTCACCCGGCACCAGGGGCTTGGGGAAGATGAGCTTGACCACGTCCCCGGTGCTCCACTTAGCGGCCTTGGTCCACCGGATCACCCAGGTGGTGTTGTCGTCCTTCCGTGCGTCGTGGACCTCCTCGTCGTAGGGGGTGGCGATGATGTAGACATCGCACTCCCCCTTCGGGCTCCAAGTCAGCACGAGCACAGAATCCTGCGGAGTCTGCGCGCGGTCAATGAAAGCCACATTGAGCTGTTTTCCGGTCGTCAGGTCCCACACCTCGAACGGGATCCGCACGGTGAACGGGTCGTTCGAACCTGGCTTGGGATTGGCCGGGTTCCTCGAATGGGGGAGCTTCATGGAGAACATCCACGTGGCCATCTGGCCGCCGCGAATCACCCGCGTGCCGGAATCGTTCATCACCCCCGTGAAGCGGATCTCCAGCGGGTGGTAGATGATGTTGGGATCCTCGGTACCCCTCCGGAAGGTCCCGTACTTGGCGAGGTCATTGGGCCGCGCCCCCTCCCGGTAGTAGCTGGTGATGGCGGTAATCAGCTCCGGGTTGGCAGGCGGCTCGTCGTGCACGAGCTTCGGCTCATATGTCTTAGGCTGATCGAAGGAACCCGTCATTTCTACATAGAAGCCCAGAGGCGTGCTCAGCCAAGCCTGATTGTTCAGCTCCTCCACCGACGTGATGCCGTACCGGCTCACATTGGTGTATTCCGGAACGGCCACACCGTTACGGAGAAGCGTCCAGGTCTTATCCGGATTGATCCGGATCGTGTAGTTGCCCGGCTTGGCCACGGTCGGATCGGGCACGTAGACCTGGACCCGCCAGGCCTCCGCCTGGCCCTTGGTGTGGGTGACCGAAACGGTGTCGAACAGCGCCTCGTGCACGATCGTACCCGGCCGAGGCTTGTGCGGCACAACCTCGAGGACCTCCATCGGGCTTTCGAGGACACGCGGCACCATCTGGGTGCCGACGCTATAGGCCGTCACCGCCACGTAGTAGGTACGGCCGTTGGCGAGCGTGTAGCCCTCGTAGTCCTGGGTTAATCGATACTGGTATCTGAGCCCCGTGTCTCCGCCGAAGGCAACGGGTAGGGAGAGGACAAGACCCGTGTTCTCGTCGTACTGCTCGTCCAGGACGACGTAGATGCCGTTCTGGCGGTCGAACGTCGCTAGCCGCTTCCACGGACCCCCCTTACTGGCACCGATGTAGACGTTATAACCTTCAAATTCGTAGCCGAACTCGCTATAGTTCTCGGCGTTGTTCGTCCAACTCAGGAGGATTTCGCGATCTAACGGCGTTACCGTTACTTCAGGCGGTCTTGGCGGGCTGGATACCTTGAAGCCGGCATCGTAGGCGGCCTGAGCGAACTTGTCGTAGAACCGCAGCACAGAGACCGAGGACAGCCGGTTTGTGCCCTGTCCGATGACCACACCGGCCACGATCACCTGGGTATCCCCGGGGGCGAGGGTAAACATTCCGGAGCTGGTCAGGATTCGAACGTCCGCAGGCGGGCTCTCCGCCGTGGAAAGCCAGCCGGTCCCCGTCACCGGGTCGCCCGTGTTCAGGAACTTCGATACCTGCCCCGTGATCGGGTTGATCCACGGTTTGCCGTCCCGCTGGGTCCCGTTCATGTAGTTCCAAACTTCTTCCGCACCCTGGGCGGAGTAAGGCGGATCCCGGAAAACCGCGTGGGGATTGTAGTACTTCACAAAGGACGTCGCACCCAGAATCTTGCGGTTGGGGTAGACGGTGCCATCGGGAAGACGCACCGTATCCCCAGGCGACGGAATCATCGGTCCGCGGAAGAAGTCAAAGCCGATGGCCGGCGGACGGCTGCCGTACTGGGCATCGTTTGGATATCCATTATAGACATAGCCCATGCCCAATTCGGTATCGTAACCCACGAGGTCGTCATTGGCGTCGCCCAGATCGACGTCGGCCCAGATGCCCACGTAGGTGGAGTCAATCCTCTGGTTGCCCTTATTGATAATCGTGTACTGTACGAACATCGTGTTGCCCAGAGCGCCCGACCGGTTGTAGGCAAAGGCCAGAAGTTGCAACTCCACTCCCATCGGAGGGGTATTGTAGGTCCGGCTGTGCAGATTCTGGTCCATATCGTTCATCACGGCGAACGCCTGCTGGTCGCCGTAGAATTTGGGCGTGCCATCCGGATTCACCGGTGCGCCCTGATGAGCCGGCCATACGGACCAGGGGTCGATATCCACGGTCGGGTCGCCGAAGCTCTTCCCGTCGGGATAATCCTTCTGGATCTTGTAGACGCGGTACTCTTCTTTCTCCGGGTCGTCCGGCTGGCCGTTGGGCAAGATCACCCCCGGCTGGAACTCGAAATTGTAGTCGGCGCAGGCCGTGCGGAAGGACCCGTTTACTTTCCCCGCGATCCAGATGCCAGCGTTGTAGCAGATATACTTTCCGGAGCCCTTGGGCCATTCCATGTCGGCGTTGCCGGAAATCGGGTGCCGGGTATAGGTGCCGTTATTCATCACGGGCGTGCGGATCTGATTGATGTCGAGGTACTTCACGCTTCGTGACACCATGGTCTTCCGGAGTGCGGAGTTCCCCTGGCGATCGGCACCCAGCGCAAGACTGACCAGGAGCCCTGTGCAAACTACCGCTACTATCCCAGCGATGCCTTTTCGGAACATTCTTCCGTCCTCCTCACGTGGTTGAATGCCTGGTGTGCACGGCCCTGCTGAAATAGCCTTGGGGAGGGGCGGAACCCCTCCCCAAGCATCAGAAGTCCACCTTCAGGCCCAGGTATACCACCCTTGGAATGTCCAGATTACGCGTGCCCAGGCCGCTGAGGTACTTGCGGGCGATGTACTCACCCATCTTGCCGTTGGTCTTCAACCAGGCCTTCCCATCCTCCGTAAGGAACCAGCCGTTGTCGTGGGGCATGCCTGTCTGAGCGAACACACCTACTACGTTCTTGCGGTTAAGGGCGTTGTAGACCCAGATGTAGGGCTTGATCTGAACCCCGGCAATTGAGAAGGTCCGATCCACCTTCAGGTCCAGCCGATGGTACCAGGGCAGTACCGAGGAGTTGAGGGCCTCGATCGGGCGCGGGGCGTTCTGCGGGAACAGCCCCAGCGGACCCTGCTCGATCTTCGTGTAGCGGCTCCCCGAGTGGGTCACAAACAGAAGGTTGATGCCCAGATCTGCCAGAGGCCGGAACCCGAAGATCGAGGGCCCGTCGGTCTTGGTGAAGCGGATGTCTAAGTTCGCGTTGCCGACATGGTCCTGGTTATGGGCCAGGGGCGTGATGATCGTGGGGAAACGAAGTTGCTGGTCCTGCCAGGCAATATCGAAGTGGTCGCGGCTGTTCGACCCGGTGCCCATGGCCTTAGAGTAGGTGTAGTCCACACGGGCCGCAATCCGCCGCGTACGCCGCAGATTGAAGGTCAGGTTGATCCCCTTGGTCGTCCCGAAGTCCACGTTCTGCAGCTCGTAGAAGGCTCCGTAACCACGCCCCGGCTCGGGGAATTGCACGCGGATCTGGATGTAGTCCTTGATGTCCTTGTAGAAGGCGGTGATGCCGATGCTGGCGTTCTCGCCGATCTGCTGCTTGAAGCCCACCTCGTACTGGATGGTCCGCTCCGGCTTGAGGTTGGGGTTGGGCATTGTACGGGCGTTACCTCCCTGCAGGAAGCGGCCAACGGCCGTATAGCCGTCGTACATGTCGTCCAGCTGCGGCAGTTGGACGAACTTGCCGAACTGGGCGTGGAACACCGTGCGGTCGGTCACCGGGAAGCTCCAGCCGAGGCGCGGGCTCACGATGGCGTAGTTCCTCTCGTCGCCGTAGCTGATGCTATCTACCAGCCCCAAGGCGTTGATGAGAAGCCGCCGCGAGTCCTTGTAGGACCGCGTTCCACTTGTTAGGTAGTCGACGCGGATGCCCGCGTTCAGAATCAGGTCCTTGAGTTCGATCTTGTCCTGCAGATAGAACGCGCCCCGCACGGGGTGTTTCGGTCCATCGAAGCCGCCCGTCTTCACCTTAATGCCCGTCGGGTGCGTCACCTCGTAGATCTGATCCTTGTCGATCTCGTTACCCCAGATATCGTAGCCGTAGTTGATGATCTGGTTACGGAAGATGTCGAAATCGGTGCGCGTATCGTTGGGGTCCATAGCCCGTTCGTGAAGACCAAGAGAGACCGCAGATGTGCTGTACATGGAGTAGCGACGGATCGTGTAGTAATTGTACTCAAACCCGGTCTTCAGCTCGTTCCAGTTGTTGAACTGCCACACCAGCTGGAACTTGGGACCGAAGTTCTCCTGGGCGCTTTTCCCGTAGGTCGCCGTTACCTGACCCGGCGGAATCGGGTTCATCAATCCAAAAAGACTCAGGCTGTAGGTCCTACCCCAGTCCCGCAGCGCAGAGCGTCCGTCAGGGCCCTTATTGTACTCAGGGTCGGCGTACTTCTCAATCTGATCCCAGAGATCTGGGTCACCGTATTCCACCTTGTAGTAGAAGTAGTTGAAATTCAGGGTGTAGAACATGCGGGGGGTCAGCTGATGCGTGATGTTCAGGTAGGCGCTTCCGTCCCAGCGCTTGGTCACCTGATTCCTCTTGTAATTCCAGAGGTCATTCCAAAACGCGCCGCTCTGGGTCCGCTCGTTGTGATAGCTGCCACCCAGCTTGAAGCGCATGTCCCTGAGCTCGTACACCACGTTCCCGTTGACGGTGTTCGCGCGGTAGCTGTAGCCGGGGAAACGCCCAGGGGGTAGGTCAATCTTGAAGTGGAACTCCCGATACGCAGGCGATCCAGGAACCCCGTAGGTCAGGACCGTGTCGATCTTGAATCGTTCCGTGTGGAAACTTGGCTGCCCGCGATTGTAATCCCGCTGGAGGGCTACAAAGAAGCGACCTCGTCCGTTGGTGAAGGGAACCGGGCCGCCAAAGGTACCGACGTACTGGTTGATACCCCAGGTCTGGATGCC from candidate division KSB1 bacterium harbors:
- a CDS encoding PorV/PorQ family protein, which encodes MTSKRLAAVALVLLAAVTCTSVVLAGNKDKKGSAGALELLIPVGSRITAMGGAGSAIVTGNEAIFWNPAGLAGSPASAEATFSHLNWIFDTSIEWFAVSAKFGQVGSIGVSGKIFDFGDIHETTEFETEGTGRVITPTFVTLGLTYSRQMTDRIFFGLNAKLIHESFLRMSSNGVAFDFGVQYVSQAGLRMGLTLNNLGPMMKYAGPDLQRTVQLPHTEAGAEPLDLRIEAQSYELPSNFEISLAYPVKFGEVQQLTGLFSYRNHNASTDEWQGGLEYAFNDMLFVRGGYGWAGEDQANYIFGFSAGAGLKYKLPGGTAFVIDYAYRDVKWTDGNQWLTISVQF
- a CDS encoding TonB-dependent receptor, whose translation is MRAKWVVVGLVLTLLPAFLQAATTGKIAGRVVDKDTKEPLPGVNVVIEGTLMGAATDEKGFYVILNVPVGTYSVRAQYIGYETVTIQNIRVHVDRTTEVNFEMQQTVIEGREVTIVAERPLVPKNVTNTVKVVSSEELEHVPMRGITTVMNLSSAVVEGSHVRGGRSDENVAYIDGVMTTRLRDGATNALSVIHNAIEEAEFHEGGFEAEYGFANAGVLIATTKTGGRKYSGSVEMYSDEVFDGKDDKYLGIQTWGINQYVGTFGGPVPFTNGRGRFFVALQRDYNRGQPSFHTERFKIDTVLTYGVPGSPAYREFHFKIDLPPGRFPGYSYRANTVNGNVVYELRDMRFKLGGSYHNERTQSGAFWNDLWNYKRNQVTKRWDGSAYLNITHQLTPRMFYTLNFNYFYYKVEYGDPDLWDQIEKYADPEYNKGPDGRSALRDWGRTYSLSLFGLMNPIPPGQVTATYGKSAQENFGPKFQLVWQFNNWNELKTGFEYNYYTIRRYSMYSTSAVSLGLHERAMDPNDTRTDFDIFRNQIINYGYDIWGNEIDKDQIYEVTHPTGIKVKTGGFDGPKHPVRGAFYLQDKIELKDLILNAGIRVDYLTSGTRSYKDSRRLLINALGLVDSISYGDERNYAIVSPRLGWSFPVTDRTVFHAQFGKFVQLPQLDDMYDGYTAVGRFLQGGNARTMPNPNLKPERTIQYEVGFKQQIGENASIGITAFYKDIKDYIQIRVQFPEPGRGYGAFYELQNVDFGTTKGINLTFNLRRTRRIAARVDYTYSKAMGTGSNSRDHFDIAWQDQQLRFPTIITPLAHNQDHVGNANLDIRFTKTDGPSIFGFRPLADLGINLLFVTHSGSRYTKIEQGPLGLFPQNAPRPIEALNSSVLPWYHRLDLKVDRTFSIAGVQIKPYIWVYNALNRKNVVGVFAQTGMPHDNGWFLTEDGKAWLKTNGKMGEYIARKYLSGLGTRNLDIPRVVYLGLKVDF